A stretch of Paucidesulfovibrio gracilis DSM 16080 DNA encodes these proteins:
- a CDS encoding methyl-accepting chemotaxis protein codes for MFKKLSIRNKILLSTCSLVALAMFGTSSLLASWMGDAAESEARELARQTAERHAMEVLDFISPIMEQARGLAAFTEGALSDDVGLTRDQFNAMIRGMVAAEPTFLGVWVAFEPNAFDGEDAEWAGVGEVQDENGRYMPYYFRDGSEIGAQYCSTPEEGGWYTVPRDTRKDHLTRPYAFEAGGKMVLGIDSAIPILVNGEFRGAVGIDYNATQFMEMARSITPFGSGRAYIVAHDGAFVGHPDQDMMNKPMQEGFGPELAGEVRRALEAGEEIHFTLQGDDGEIYRIFVPLDVTGNGLYWGLGVDIPMQVVLADARAMLQRGLIISVAVVVLLCVLIWFLARSIANPIRRASLLADKVRQGDLSDRLEVSSQDEVGQLADSLNQMADGLGEKANLAQAIAENDLSRNVDVASEKDVLGHALRKMSGNLNMALADVMRCAMEVDSGAKQVSEASDNLSQGATEQAASLEEMTSSLTQVSSQTKENAENASHANQNAAAVRQRAEQGNEDLQRMVVAMREVNDSSEAIAKIIKVIDEIAFQTNLLALNAAVEAARAGKHGKGFAVVAEEVRNLASRSARAAQETAQLIEESSQKVGRTNELVSETAESLQAVVAEVGEVATLVDAIATASSEQSQALMEVTQGLQQIDTVTQRNTASAEETSSAAQQLSNLAHTLRSILAKFRLRKGTGKSSTSATREQAATSRYTVRRDPTPSLPRGNGQPSDPSRSSSRGPSRSASADQQAARQSSASTKDAWGQTPQSEPPRPGAGSGGNSGTGAPQDAWSGKVDPEIEIRLDDDEFGRY; via the coding sequence ATGTTCAAGAAATTAAGCATTCGAAACAAGATACTGCTGTCGACATGTTCCTTGGTGGCCCTGGCCATGTTCGGGACCAGTTCGTTGCTGGCTTCGTGGATGGGGGACGCGGCCGAGAGCGAGGCTCGGGAGCTGGCGCGTCAGACCGCGGAACGGCACGCCATGGAAGTGTTGGATTTCATCAGTCCCATTATGGAACAGGCCCGGGGGCTGGCCGCCTTTACCGAGGGCGCGCTCAGCGATGATGTTGGGCTGACCCGCGATCAGTTCAACGCCATGATCCGGGGCATGGTGGCTGCGGAGCCTACGTTTCTCGGCGTATGGGTGGCTTTTGAACCGAATGCCTTTGACGGCGAGGATGCCGAATGGGCCGGGGTTGGTGAGGTGCAGGACGAAAACGGGCGGTACATGCCCTATTATTTCCGCGATGGTTCCGAAATAGGCGCCCAGTATTGCAGTACGCCGGAGGAGGGCGGCTGGTACACGGTTCCCCGGGATACCCGAAAGGACCATCTTACCAGACCGTATGCCTTCGAAGCCGGGGGGAAAATGGTCCTGGGCATTGATTCCGCCATTCCTATTTTGGTCAACGGCGAGTTTCGTGGCGCCGTGGGCATCGACTACAACGCGACCCAATTCATGGAAATGGCCCGTTCCATCACGCCGTTCGGTTCGGGAAGAGCCTACATCGTGGCGCATGACGGCGCTTTTGTAGGGCATCCGGATCAAGATATGATGAACAAGCCCATGCAGGAAGGCTTTGGCCCGGAGCTGGCAGGGGAGGTCCGGCGGGCGCTGGAGGCCGGAGAGGAGATTCATTTTACGCTGCAGGGAGACGATGGCGAAATCTACCGGATATTCGTTCCGCTGGATGTGACCGGAAACGGCCTGTACTGGGGGCTTGGCGTGGATATCCCCATGCAGGTGGTGCTGGCCGATGCCCGGGCCATGCTGCAGCGGGGGCTGATTATCAGTGTGGCGGTCGTGGTGCTGCTTTGTGTGCTGATCTGGTTCTTGGCCCGCTCCATCGCGAATCCCATTCGCCGGGCTTCGCTCCTGGCCGACAAGGTGCGGCAGGGCGATCTCTCGGACCGTCTGGAGGTTTCCTCGCAGGATGAAGTGGGGCAACTTGCGGATTCGTTGAACCAAATGGCCGACGGCCTTGGGGAGAAGGCAAATCTTGCCCAGGCCATTGCTGAGAACGATTTGAGCCGGAACGTGGATGTGGCTTCGGAAAAGGATGTGTTGGGCCATGCCCTGCGCAAGATGTCCGGCAACCTGAACATGGCGCTGGCCGATGTGATGCGTTGCGCCATGGAGGTGGATTCCGGAGCCAAGCAGGTGTCCGAGGCCAGTGACAACCTTTCGCAGGGGGCCACGGAGCAGGCCGCTTCCCTTGAGGAAATGACCAGTTCCCTGACCCAGGTTTCCTCCCAGACCAAGGAGAACGCGGAAAACGCCAGCCACGCCAACCAGAATGCCGCGGCCGTGCGCCAGCGCGCCGAGCAGGGCAACGAGGATTTGCAACGCATGGTCGTGGCCATGCGGGAGGTAAACGATTCATCCGAAGCCATCGCCAAGATCATCAAAGTCATTGATGAAATCGCTTTCCAGACCAACTTGCTGGCCCTGAACGCGGCTGTGGAGGCGGCCCGGGCCGGAAAGCACGGCAAGGGTTTCGCCGTGGTTGCCGAGGAAGTGCGCAATCTTGCGTCGCGCAGTGCCAGGGCCGCTCAGGAGACCGCCCAGCTTATTGAGGAATCGTCGCAAAAAGTAGGACGTACCAACGAGCTGGTGTCCGAAACCGCGGAAAGCCTCCAGGCGGTGGTGGCGGAGGTGGGCGAGGTGGCCACGTTGGTGGACGCCATTGCCACGGCATCGTCGGAGCAGTCCCAGGCGCTCATGGAAGTGACCCAGGGGTTGCAGCAGATCGACACCGTGACGCAGCGCAACACCGCCAGTGCTGAGGAAACGTCTTCTGCGGCTCAGCAGCTTTCCAATTTGGCGCATACGCTTCGATCCATCCTTGCCAAGTTCCGGTTGCGGAAGGGAACGGGCAAGTCTTCCACTTCGGCCACCCGGGAACAGGCCGCCACGTCGCGCTACACGGTACGGCGTGACCCGACGCCGTCCTTGCCGCGCGGAAACGGACAGCCCTCTGATCCCTCGCGCAGCAGCAGCCGTGGGCCGTCTCGGTCGGCTTCCGCGGATCAGCAAGCGGCCCGGCAATCCAGCGCATCCACCAAGGACGCCTGGGGGCAGACCCCGCAATCGGAACCGCCCCGCCCTGG